One Leishmania panamensis strain MHOM/PA/94/PSC-1 chromosome 24 sequence genomic region harbors:
- a CDS encoding hypothetical protein (TriTrypDB/GeneDB-style sysID: LpmP.24.1290), which produces MWKAIFGKRVDSIKAIDSVYYLSDSDFRWLHGFPRLKESDRVQTLANSEGEGSKDGYTEEPVGPVSHRDVLLYTVGIIKGATHSLLGESSLTVTGTHTKEGETIFTLDFK; this is translated from the coding sequence ATGTGGAAGGCCATCTTTGGCAAAAGGGTTGACTCCATCAAGGCGATTGATAGTGTATATTACTTGTCGGACAGCGACTTTCGCTGGCTCCATGGATTTCCTCGGCTCAAAGAGTCGGACCGCGTTCAGACGCTGGCAAATTCAGAAGGCGAGGGCTCAAAGGATGGCTATACTGAAGAGCCAGTGGGCCCTGTGTCGCACAGAGATGTTCTCCTATACACAGTTGGTATCATCAAAGGTGCCACGCATTCTCTACTGGGGGAAAGCAGCCTCACCGTGACAGGAACACATACGAAAGAGGGCGAAACCATTTTCACTCTTGATTTTAAGTAG
- a CDS encoding hypothetical protein (TriTrypDB/GeneDB-style sysID: LpmP.24.1300), translating to MFYGVRMCRAAVANTAPGILHRAASLQSETPCARLADKIVRGPLKSVYYTHPSYVMSRDKMLHTIWVDLGIFHTCAYVLFPFFFIANFFKA from the coding sequence ATGTTCTACGGGGTGAGGATGtgccgtgctgctgtggcaaACACCGCCCCAGGGATACTGCACAGAGCGGCTTCATTGCAGTCAGAAACGCCATGCGCTAGGCTTGCCGACAAGATTGTGCGCGGTCCGCTGAAGTCGGTCTATTACACGCACCCCAGCTACGTGATGTCCCGCGATAAGATGCTTCATACAATCTGGGTGGACTTAGGGATCTTTCACACGTGCGCCTATGTGTtgttcccttttttctttatCGCCAATTTTTTTAAGGCGTGA
- the CYP8 gene encoding cyclophilin 8, putative (TriTrypDB/GeneDB-style sysID: LpmP.24.1280): MTALKSPQPISKSLVFPIFVNTHPYSAFSELEKRQLGVCPAPQLTMPPRKAAAKVKPHISDSTDVDLQNCLLRIDKGTDVYGMLVIELESGRSPKACELIAQNIPGSNATDKSRGKQGVYRNCRFLRLTKEGIQTGEVIPAAKSVPAAELEGELGRVPHCYGAVSLCRSSASFDGSQFFICLTRDSAELDHLNKKYVCFGRVVEGQDILAALQSDLAEYSGDMGLLSEDCPYMMMELTYALM, translated from the coding sequence ATGACCGCATTGAAGTCTCCTCAGCCTATATCGAAATCGCTCGTTTTTCCCATTTTCGTGAACACTCACCCATACTCTGCTTTCTCAGAATTGGAGAAAAGACAACTTGGCGTGTGTCCTGCGCCTCAGCTAACAATGCCACCGAGAAAGGCTGCAGCGAAGGTGAAGCCGCATATCTCTGATAGTACTGACGTCGATCTCCAGAACTGTTTGTTGCGCATCGACAAGGGCACTGATGTGTATGGGATGCTAGTGATTGAGCTGGAGAGTGGGCGCTCCCCCAAGGCATGCGAGCTGATTGCTCAAAATATTCCTGGGTCAAACGCAACCGACAAGAGTCGCGGAAAGCAGGGTGTTTACAGAAACTGTCGTTTTTTGCGTCTGACTAAAGAAGGAATTCAGACTGGCGAAGTTATCCCAGCTGCAAAATCTGTCCCTGCAGCCGAGCTGGAGGGCGAGCTAGGTCGTGTGCCACACTGCTACGGCGCAGTATCGCTGTGTCGCAGTTCTGCCTCTTTTGATGGGTCGCAGTTTTTCATCTGTCTCACCAGAGATTCCGCGGAGCTCGATCACTTAAACAAGAAATACGTCTGCTTCGGACGCGTTGTCGAGGGACAGGATATCTTGGCAGCTTTGCAGAGTGATTTAGCCGAGTATTCTGGAGACATGGGCCTGCTCAGCGAGGACTGTCCCTACATGATGATGGAGCTCACCTACGCATTGATGTAA
- a CDS encoding hypothetical protein (TriTrypDB/GeneDB-style sysID: LpmP.24.1270) produces MPPRKVDTQVSAVEKISERQSVLDVVLAKIDAKQYDTAYPFQLRVLLCGKKKRSSFDDAWERLAAEVKVQCDKANPFSENSQSSQLGSLIMDYGEYFMQVVEGSERYVFRFAEEMKSVAHVETSSVRILFLDDDVPNTICSGITLIDKVPPSSLTVNLADKSIDEVAQGVTHDLSSILELASQASSQIGRRKSVFTENAKVNCPKLFPKVEMLEAYIKSDSFFTLDEFVDTFCKPAHLVRDEEINHPVTDPLKY; encoded by the coding sequence ATGCCTCCGCGCAAAGTAGACACGCAAGTTAGTGCGGTAGAAAAGATTAGTGAACGACAGTCCGTCCTCGACGTTGTGTTGGCAAAGATTGATGCGAAGCAGTACGACACTGCCTACCCTTTCCAGCTTAGGGTTCTTCTCTGTGGGAAGAAGAAACGCTCCTCGTTTGATGACGCATGGGAAAGGCTGGCCGCGGAGGTAAAGGTTCAGTGTGACAAAGCGAACCCTTTCTCGGAGAACTCTCAGAGCAGCCAGCTGGGGTCGTTGATCATGGACTACGGTGAGTATTTCATGCAAGTCGTGGAAGGTTCAGAAAGATACGTTTTCCGTTTTGCAGAGGAGATGAAGTCCGTGGCACATGTCGAGACAAGTAGTGTGCGCATTCTGTTTCTTGACGACGATGTCCCCAACACTATTTGCTCCGGAATCACCCTGATAGACAAAGTGCCACCCTCATCCTTGACAGTCAACTTGGCTGATAAGAGCATTGACGAAGTCGCGCAAGGGGTTACCCACGACTTGTCATCTATTCTAGAGCTTGCTTCTCAGGCTAGCAGTCAGAtaggaaggaggaagagtgtATTTACTGAGAATGCCAAGGTGAACTGCCCAAAGCTATTCCCCAAAGTGGAAATGCTTGAGGCGTATATTAAAAGCGATAGCTTTTTCACGCTTGACGAGTTTGTGGACACATTTTGCAAACCAGCACATCTGGTTCGCGATGAGGAAATCAATCACCCTGTAACAGACCCACTGAAGTACTGA
- a CDS encoding translation initiation factor IF-2, putative (TriTrypDB/GeneDB-style sysID: LpmP.24.1310), giving the protein MRNRAACYFHATGVALRTRREGALFLLPSVLDSKTFAKLVNRQGAKLELQLYEEITSASPHLNSRAFLEQAKEQARDLCLPLTTLKREEVEATVAQRYKLTDDRLATCLVPYQLGANILLSRLPPKVRDESLRELKSEEAARQSGSPLAPSKWIQWYEADVYASTGRRYLERVSTRRQRRIPVFAVMGHVNHGKTALLDALQGSHIGAEEPHHITQSVRAFTIPRPGADKDLFTFIDTPGHRIFVETRFHVHLIADVIVLVISVAEGIESQTHETIKVALNVDKPVIVVLNKLDLLSDAFSAEKAVRCILAELYSIGLDVHLLQREKDVEALATEVSTTCCSSCDSILTNLRPQAEYFAPMKTVDPAYKGSKRYPQVQLLRKSYGVCVSVATGAHISLLWRLLQFCRDCAPPTCRSNSIGHTEHNATVQAVVLESSKHLFDEEGFRLNRKRQQIQRYIDLKQQKFTSEFEKRSTRSILNSTFNSVKTQSTRQNRTSTSSLVITAIVQEGVLTEGMHFIADQAEGQVHALVDYWGNRVEKAYPGMAVTLIDRSSMSGCPGAGIHVLSMTDLASRVRVQAYRQRLQWYVEVFTTKLHYLRPRGMDVSFAHLGDYGQLGIADSLECQLLYGPPQKPSEEQRRPEALPPGTSASSESIGAYLAERNRESESSGLQVSLVGSIALPDGVTKRLTQVIMSKDNEEVLKATWQSVQLRRQLTSQKEYEEYVAQCVQVGVLIKVDSWHTARMLHREISRLGTRKVYFQVVGARFGPLQVNDLLYFMQAVKIIVCFRTPLSASSDLDSYIENANLWVLQTDHFSDVVLFMKWCAVAAHKEKVLDGNDGDIDHSDASDPRPQIVVESKKPEAGSGAPKESKSQRRRLLLYDVDNDDDEFWRT; this is encoded by the coding sequence ATGCGAAACCGCGCTGCCTGCTACTTCCATGCAACAGGAGTTGCTCTGCGGACGCGCCGCGAAGGCGCCCTGTTTCTACTACCGTCAGTGTTAGACTCCAAGACTTTTGCCAAGCTGGTGAACCGTCAGGGAGCAAAACTAGAGCTTCAGCTTTACGAGGAAATAACGAGCGCCTCACCGCACCTGAATTCCCGTGCCTTTCTCGAGCAGGCGAAGGAGCAGGCACGCGACTTGTGCTTGCCGCTCACCACActgaaaagggaggaggtcgaGGCCACTGTTGCGCAGAGGTACAAACTCACAGATGATCGACTTGCCACATGCTTAGTTCCCTACCAGCTCGGGGCTAACATCCTCCTCTCACGTCTACCTCCCAAGGTTAGGGATGAATCTCTTCGGGAGCTAAAGTctgaagaagcagcgcgGCAGAGTGGGTCTCCTCTTGCACCAAGCAAGTGGATTCAGTGGTATGAGGCTGACGTTTACGCCTCAACAGGAAGGAGGTACTTGGAGCGCGTCAGCACCCGTCGACAGCGTCGCATTCCTGTTTTCGCTGTCATGGGACACGTGAATCACGGTAAGACTGCCCTACTCGATGCCTTGCAGGGGTCGCACATCGGCGCTGAAGAGCCGCATCACATCACGCAGTCCGTTCGGGCCTTCACGATACCAAGGCCAGGCGCCGACAAGGATCTTTTCACCTTCATTGACACTCCGGGGCACCGCATTTTTGTCGAAACACGGTTTCACGTGCACCTGATCGCTGACGTCATCGTGTTGGTCATTTCCGTTGCCGAAGGAATCGAAAGTCAAACTCACGAGACAATCAAGGTAGCCCTCAACGTTGACAAGCCAGTGATCGTAGTCTTGAACAAGCTTGATCTCTTGTCCGACGCGTTCTCTGCCGAGAAGGCAGTGCGGTGCATCCTGGCGGAGTTGTACTCTATCGGGCTCGACGTTCACCTGctgcagagggagaaagatgTTGAGGCCTTGGCGACCGAGGTGTCGACTACTTGTTGCAGTAGCTGCGACAGCATTCTCACAAATCTGCGTCCACAAGCTGAGTACTTTGCACCGATGAAGACGGTCGATCCGGCGTATAAGGGAAGCAAGCGATACCCACAGGTACAGCTGCTACGCAAATCCTACGGAGTGTGTGTTTCAGTGGCAACCGGAGCTCATATTTCCCTCCTGTGGCGCCTTCTGCAATTCTGTCGAGATTGCGCGCCTCCAACGTGTCGAAGCAACTCCATTGGCCACACCGAGCACAATGCCACCGTTCAAGCAGTCGTGTTAGAGTCGTCCAAACACTTGTTCGACGAAGAGGGCTTTCGACTGAACCGCAAGCGCCAGCAGATCCAGCGGTACATCGATCTGAAGCAGCAAAAATTCACAAGCGAGTTTGAGAAGCGAAGTACTCGGTCGATCCTCAATTCCACATTTAACAGCGTCAAAACGCAGTCTACACGCCAGAATCGGACCAGCACGTCGTCCCTGGTGATCACTGCCATCGTCCAGGAGGGCGTCCTCACAGAGGGAATGCACTTTATTGCCGATCAGGCGGAGGGTCAGGTACACGCATTGGTCGATTACTGGGGCAACCgtgtggagaaggcgtacCCCGGTATGGCCGTCACGCTTATCGACAGGAGCAGCATGAGCGGGTGCCCCGGTGCTGGAATCCATGTACTGTCTATGACAGACCTCGCTTCGCGCGTGCGCGTACAGGCGTACCGCCAACGACTGCAGTGGTACGTTGAGGTTTTCACGACAAAGTTACACTACCTCCGCCCACGGGGGATGGACGTGTCTTTCGCTCATCTGGGCGACTACGGCCAACTCGGCATCGCCGACTCGCTTGAATGCCAACTTCTGTACGGACCGCCGCAAAAGCCCTCCGAGGAGCAGAGGCGACCGGAGGCACTGCCGCCAGGGACATCGGCGAGCTCTGAGTCCATTGGTGCGTACCTTGCAGAGAGAAACCGAGAGTCTGAATCGAGCGGACTCCAAGTTTCCTTGGTGGGGTCTATTGCGCTCCCAGACGGTGTGACGAAGCGCTTGACGCAGGTAATCATGAGCAAAGATAATGAAGAGGTACTCAAGGCCACGTGGCAgagtgtgcagctgcggcgacagCTCACGTCCCAGAAGGAGTACGAGGAGTATGTTGCACAGTGTGTGCAGGTAGGTGTCTTAATCAAGGTTGATTCGTGGCACACCGCCCGCATGCTACACCGTGAGATCTCCCGGCTGGGCACACGCAAGGTTTATTTTCAAGTCGTCGGTGCGCGTTTCGGTCCTCTGCAGGTGAACGACCTTCTTTACTTCATGCAGGCTGTGAAGATCATCGTGTGCTTCCGCACGCCTCTTTCCGCGTCTAGCGACCTGGACAGTTACATCGAGAATGCCAACTTGTGGGTACTCCAGACGGATCACTTTTCTGACGTGGTTCTCTTCATGAAGTGgtgcgccgtggcggcgcatAAGGAGAAGGTGCTTGACGGAAATGACGGCGACATCGACCACAGTGACGCGTCGGACCCTCGTCCTCAAATCGTTGTGGAGTCGAAGAAGCCGGAGGCGGGCAGTGGAGCGCCGAAGGAATCCAAGTcacagaggcggcggcttcTCCTGTACGATGTCGACAACGACGATGATGAGTTTTGGCGCACATAG
- a CDS encoding hypothetical protein (TriTrypDB/GeneDB-style sysID: LpmP.24.1320), whose amino-acid sequence MRSGSIGASARAGALLDFTLYCNMFALQVWETNDAGLVSPLALARNYFQLAMNEFSVLYNVVFPDLDAPDTDADLASMSVSDANTDSVPDGLRAALLLTVGNRACVELRAGGEGVKKAERLFLFSRGLEEQTSDALSRQRMWGIVRELNAGVAAVTRCDFLQGEEAARKALALMETPVEGESADTVSHASVDETGCVEHTSLLLALAYYTLGVSTETTSCESSLLDYDQAIALVSEDDTGSSVASLMSQTRSRLAVYIEEQRAKARLSAEEAARAANTEKKGRGISRPKAGKAMSSRRIPQKAGNTRFSQSEAGLLPIATPSIPDVLRSYLEREGLTTALVRVGSLKGLYEVLARSLPGYKGHKALPQSLFAGTRFEAGAHESLFAVLFCTATPLQWTLRLLEAAEHPASFHHSVWTPRPVLASLVMAMAAQRPPAPRSSAALQIRKEIAEGSGKLRQQVIQLFAPPAAAATVKQKAHESVDSVVELLEQRLGLLLKTERVFEEHWIATERIGSALRAFAVLQDILRLKQKLLTQKRLQEGRQERSVRIIVHFFRHIVKRQSLHEEQMLMNRRRFEERVEAAVTLQKYIRRWCAYQELVRRHARRQEYVEKIVLLQSLARRRAAARVHADLRELRRKEELIEAQVMLFACAALQIQRMYRGHCARLRCYHLRGQVHAATLHHMRDSHNYYVTVIQKRVRGMLVRLQYGRVVYASRCYGRNMYKTQLWVRSCLVIQRVYRAYRLRRRPVAHPAAPQIYSGPQASGPSAASLRRLVCAHTDGVVTADKEQAAAAQSIQQLYRSCVAKRRLEALKYARMKELEAREAQPPWGARPTFLLKDCVF is encoded by the coding sequence ATGCGAAGTGGGAGCATAGGCGCATCAGCGCGGGCGGGGGCACTCCTCGACTTTACGCTCTACTGCAACATGTTTGCATTGCAGGTGTGGGAAACAAATGATGCCGGGCTTGTTTCGCCACTTGCTCTTGCTCGTAACTACTTCCAGCTTGCTATGAACGAGTTCAGCGTGCTCTACAACGTTGTATTTCCAGACCTCGACGCACCGGACACCGACGCCGACTTGGCCTCAATGTCTGTATCGGATGCGAACACGGATTCAGTCCCCGACGGGCTACGGGCAGCACTCTTGCTCACTGTAGGTAATCGGGCATGCGTGGAGCTGCGTGCTGGTGGGGAAGGCGTTAAGAAAGCAGAGCGACTTTTCCTCTTTAGCAGAgggctggaggagcagacgAGCGACGCGCTGAGTCGCCAACGGATGTGGGGGATTGTCCGAGAACTCAATGCAGGTGTCGCTGCAGTGACGCGCTGCGACTTTCTTCAAGGGGAAGAGGCTGCCCGGAAAGCCCTCGCACTCATGGAAACTCCCGTGGAAGGTGAATCCGCTGATACAGTCTCCCATGCATCGGTTGATGAGACCGGGTGCGTCGAGCACACATCCCTGCTCCTAGCCCTGGCCTACTACACACTAGGCGTTTCCACAGAGACCACTTCGTGCGAGTCGTCTCTCTTAGACTATGATCAAGCAATCGCACTAGTCTCCGAGGACGATACGGGCTCATCTGTCGCGTCCTTGATGAGTCAAACCAGAAGCCGACTCGCAGTGTATATAGAGGAGCAGCGAGCCAAGGCGCGGCTCTCGGCGGAAGAAGCGGCACGCGCAGCGAACACTGAGAAGAAAGGCCGCGGCATCTCGCGACCCAAAGCTGGGAAGGCGATGTCTTCTCGCCGGATACCGCAGAAGGCTGGAAATACTCGCTTCTCGCAGTCGGAAGCGGGACTACTCCCCATTGCAACTCCGTCAATCCCAGATGTTCTCCGCAGCTATcttgagagggaggggctaACTACAGCATTGGTACGCGTTGGCTCCCTAAAAGGCCTCTATGAGGTGTTGGCCAGATCTCTTCCCGGATACAAGGGTCACAAGGCGCTTCCGCAGTCCCTCTTCGCCGGAACCCGCTTTGAAGCTGGTGCCCACGAGTCGCTCTTCGCCGTCCTCTTCTGCACCGCCACTCCTTTGCAGTGGACGTTACGGCTGCTtgaagcagcggagcaccCTGCCTCTTTCCATCACTCCGTATGGACACCGCGCCCGGTGCTAGCCTCGCTGGTCATGGCGATGGCCGCGCAACgcccacctgcgccgcgaaGCTCGGCAGCCCTCCAAATACGTAAAGAAATTGCCGAAGGCAGCGGAAAGCTGCGCCAGCAAGTCATCCAACTATTTGCCccgccggctgctgctgcgactgtgAAGCAAAAGGCCCATGAGTCGGTAGACAGTGTTGTGGAGCTGCTTGAACAGCGCTTGGGTCTCCTCCTCAAAACGGAGCGCGTCTTCGAGGAGCACTGGATCGCGACGGAGCGCATTGGATCTGCGTTGCGCGCCTTTGCCGTTCTGCAAGACATCCTGCGTCTAAAGCAGAAACTGCTCACGCAGAAGCGCCTGCAGGAGGGGCGTCAGGAGCGGAGTGTGCGTATAATCGTGCACTTTTTTCGACATATCGTCAAGCGGCAATCCCTCCACGAGGAGCAAATGCTCATGAATCGACGTCGCTTtgaggagagggtggaggcCGCGGTCACCTTGCAGAAGTACATACGACGCTGGTGTGCCTACCAGGAATTGGTGCGACGCCATGCACGGCGCCAGGAGTACGTCGAGAAGATTGTCTTGCTGCAGAGTCTTGCACGAcggagagctgcagcgcgtgttCACGCGGATTTGCGCGAGCTGAGGCGCAAAGAGGAGCTCATCGAAGCGCAGGTCATGCTCTTCGCGTGCGCAGCACTTCAAATCCAGCGAATGTATCGTGGACACTGTGCTCGGCTGCGCTGCTACCATCTTCGCGGACAGGTGCATGCTGCCACGCTGCATCACATGCGCGACTCGCACAACTACTACGTCACCGTCATTCAgaagcgcgtgcgtgggATGCTAGTGCGACTTCAGTACGGACGAGTCGTGTATGCGAGCCGCTGCTACGGCCGAAACATGTACAAGACGCAGCTTTGggtgcgcagctgcctgGTGATTCAACGCGTCTATCGCGCATACCGCTTGCGCCGCAGGCCCGTAGCCcatcctgctgctccgcagATTTACTCTGGCCCACAGGCGAGCGGGCCCAGTGCTGCATCGTTGAGAcgccttgtgtgtgcgcacactGATGGTGTAGTCACAGCAGATAAAGAgcaggcagctgcagcgcagagcaTCCAGCAGTTGTATCGCTCTTGTGTCGCGAAGCGCCGACTGGAGGCTCTCAAGTACGCTCGAatgaaggagctggaggcgagggaggcacAGCCGCCATGGGGCGCGCGACCAACCTTCTTGCTGAAAGACTGCGTCTTTTGA